CCCTTCGAGCACGTGCACGGTCTCATCGACATCCGGATGCGAGTGCGGCGGGGGCACGCGCGCGCCCGGCGGGACGAGCATCTCCGCCATCGAGAAATGGCCCTGGGTGTGTGTGCCGTCGACGAAGAAGCGCAGCTCCAGCTGGCCCACCTGGATCAACTGCTCACTCGGCTGATGCATGAATCCTCCCGCGTGAAATCACTCTATGGCACCGGGACGGGGGTGTCAGGCCACGCGGCGCTCCAGGGGGGGCTGTCTTATTCAGGAAATACTTGTTTTTGTGCTATTTTAACGTTGTCATTATATTCGGGTCTTGGTACAGGCGCGCCCACCTCACGATCCACCTCACGAAAGAGGAGGGCGCCATGCATCACGTAGCCTCACATCCCGTTGCCGTTTCACCGCGCAGGACCCGAATGCTGGGACTTGCCGCGGCCCTTCTGACGGCCAGCGCTGGTTGCACCAGCGCACCCGAGGCTGGGCAGCAGCCCACGCCCCCTCCGGAGACCCAGCAGTCCGCGCTCGCGGCGAGCCTGCTGACGGTCACCTTGCAGACCTGGTCGAGCCACTACCTCGTGGCGGACAAGGGGGGCGGGGCCGACCTGATGGCCTACAGCACCCAGGCGAAGGAGTGGGAGACCTTCACGCTCACGGACGTCAACGGCGGCTCGCTCGCCAGCGGGGACGTGGTGACGCTGCAGAGCATCAGCGGCCAGTGGGGCTCGGCCATCAACGGCGGTGGCGGGGCCATCCGCTTCACGGCGACGGCGCCGCAGTCCTGGGAGCAGTTCACCATCGTGAAGCTCTCGGGCAGCGGCAACATCGTCAGCGGGGACAAGATTGCCCTGAAGACGGTGGTCACCGGCCAGTTCGTCTCGGCGGCCAACGCGGGCGGCAGCACGGTGACGGCCTCGGGCGCCTCGGCCCGGGAGTGGGAGACGCTCACGCTGGGAATCCAGGCGGGCGGCGGCGGCGACGGGTCCGGTCTGGACTTCGGCCCCAACGTCTTCATCTTCGATCCGTCGATGTCCGCGTCGGCCATCCAGAGCCGGCTCAACAGCATCTTCGCGCAGCAGGAGAAGAACCACTTCGGCAACGAGCGGTACGCCTACTTCTTCAAGCCGGGCCAGTACAACCTCGACGTCCAGATCGGCTTCTACATGAGCGCGATCGGGCTCGGGCAGTCACCCGATGACGTGACGATTACCGGCTCGGTGCGCACCAAGGCGGACTGGTTCCAGGGCAACGCCACGCAGAACTTCTGGCGCGGCATGGAGAACCTCTCCGTGGTGCCCACGCTGGACGGCAACACGATGGTGTGGGCCGTCTCCCAGGCCACCACCATGCGCCGCGTGCACGTGAAGGGCTCCATCAACCTGTGGGACAACGCGTGGAACAACGCCTGGTCGAGCGGCGGGTTCATCGCGGACTCGCGCATCGACGCCACCATCAACTCCGGCACCCAGCAGCAGTTCCTCACCCGCAACACCCGCCTGAACAACTGGCAGGGCCAGAACTGGAACATGGTCTTCGTGGGCGATGAGCAGGCGCCCTCGGGCACCTGGCCGAACCAGGTCTACACCGTGGTCGACACCACGCCGGTCATCCGCGAGAAGCCGTACCTGTTCATCGACGGCACGGGCAAGTACGCCGTGAAGGTTCCCTCGCTGCGCACGAACAGCAAGGGGACGACGTGGGCCACCGGCACGACGCCGGGCGCGGTCCTGTCCATCGACACGTTCCACATCGCCGTCGCGGGCCGGGACACGGCCGCCACGCTCAACGCGGCGCTCAGCGCGGGCAAGAACCTGATCATCACCCCCGGCATCTACCACCTCTCGGCCCCCTTGCAGGTGTCGAGGGCGGGCACGGTCATCCTGGGGCTCGGCCTGGCCACGCTCATCCCGGACAATGGCACCAGCGCGATGAACATCGCGGACGTGGACGGCGTGTCCGTGGCGGGCGTGCTCTTCGATGCCGGCGTCACCAACTCCCCCGTGCTGCTCACCCTGGGCAGCGCGCCCAGCGCGGTGGGCCACGCGGCCAACCCCACGGCGCTCTTCGATGTCTCGTGCCGGGTGGGCGGCGCGGCGGTGGGCAACGCGACGGCCTGCCTCACGGTCAACAGCAACGACGTGCTGCTCGACAACATCTGGATGTGGCGCGCGGACCACGGCAGCGGTGTGGGCTGGGACGTCAACAAGAGCATCAACGGCATCACCGTCAACGGTAACAACGTGTCTGCCTATGGCCTCTTCGTGGAGCACTTCGAGGGGTACCAGACCCTCTGGAATGGCAACGGGGGCCGCGTCTACTTCTACCAGTCCGAGATTCCCTACGACGTGCCGAACCAGAGCCGGTGGACGCATGACGGCGTGAAGGGCTACGCCTCGTACAAGGTCGCCAACTCGGTGACGAGCCACGACGCCCGCGGCCTCGGCATCTACTCGGTCTTCTGGAACCCGGTCATCCTGGAGAACGCCATCGAGTCGCCCAACCACCCCAATGTGAAGTTCCAGCACATGATTACCGTGTTCCTGGGAAGCACGTCGGGCGCGGCCATCAACCACATCATCAACGGCACCGGCGCCGCGGTCACCAACCAGAACATGGTGTCCAAGTCGTCCTACTAGCCATGGGCGCGTGAGGCCGTCCCCCCGCAGGCCTGGAGGGCCCGGGGGGATTTTTCTGAGGGGGCGAGGAAACCCTGTCGCACACCCGCCGATAATAGGGGTGTTCGTATGACGGTGGTTGCCTCGCCACCGAAAGGGCCTCGACCATGACTGGCGTTTCTCGTTCTTCTGATAGCGCGTCGCGTTCGGCGAGCAGCTCGCGCTCGGTTGGCAGCTCTCAGTCCTCGCAGTCGAGCCGTTCGGTTTCCAGTGCCACCAGCGTCGGCGCCACGGCGAAGACGGCGGCGCGCACGGCCACGGGCCACAGCAGCCAGAGCAGCTTCACGGCGTCGAGCACCCAGCCGGGCAGGACGGCCGCGGGCTCGATGAAGAACGGCGCGCGCGGTGCGGATGTGGCCTCGCTCCAGGACAAGCTCCGCTCCGCGGGCTTCGACCCGGGCCGCAGCGACGGCGTGTTCGGCCCGCGCACGGAGCGCGCGGTGCGCGACTTCCAGCGCTCCCAGGGGCTGCAGTCCGATGGCATCGTGGGCCGCCGGACGTCCGGGGCGCTCAACGGCGCCGACCGCATGGAGGGGGGCCGCCCCGCCGCCGGTGGCGTCAACGGCACGGCGCGCCTCAACAACCAGCCTGACGGCCGTGGCATGACCACCGGCTCCATCACGGTGAACGGCAACACGTACCAGTTCAACTCCGGCTCGGGCCGGCTCTTCTCGACGCCGGAGGGCACCTACCGGGTGACGGCGCACCGCAACAGCCGCTCCGAGAACGCCTTCGTGCGCGACGGGGTCGGCTTCAGCTTCCGCATGGAGGATGCGCGCCGTCCCAACTCC
This region of Stigmatella aurantiaca genomic DNA includes:
- a CDS encoding peptidoglycan-binding domain-containing protein; translation: MASLQDKLRSAGFDPGRSDGVFGPRTERAVRDFQRSQGLQSDGIVGRRTSGALNGADRMEGGRPAAGGVNGTARLNNQPDGRGMTTGSITVNGNTYQFNSGSGRLFSTPEGTYRVTAHRNSRSENAFVRDGVGFSFRMEDARRPNSDAMYDPRAGRDRTALRIHPDGGARGTAGCIGVVGDAATMRQFRDDMNAELRRNGGSYTLRVQ